Part of the Streptomyces antimycoticus genome, GTCCACACGGGCTTGGCCGACGGCGTGGTCGCGAACAGCATCGTGGAACTTGTAGATGGGGCCGCGGCACGGCTGGTGGCCGAGTTCTTCGAGTGGCCGCGCAGACGCGAGGGAGCACGAAGACTGCCGCGATCATGTCGGCGTCGAAGTCGACGACGGCGAGCGACACGGACAGCCGGTACACGCGGGCGGCATCGGCGTCCAGAGCCTCGCACGCGCTGTCCAGTGCCATGAACCGACTCGGTTGATCGGGGGTGGGCTGGACGCCCGGCCATGAGTCGTTCATGTCTTCGTTCCTCCGGGTGGAGTGGGGGGTGGCCAGGCGTGTGGCAGTGACGCTCATTGCCAGCGGAATGCCGACCGTCCGCGCCGCCAACTGCCGAACTTGGGATTCGGTCAGCTGTCGCGCTCCGAGGCAGCGCGTCAGAAGTTGTTGGGCGGCTGCCGGACCGAGCGGGGGAAGGCGGCAAAAGGTCGCGCCGTCCTGGACGAGCGGGAGCAGCACGTCTCGGCTGGTGACTACCACCACATGCCCCTGACCCCGGGGAGAAGCGCGCGTACGTGGTCGGCACGCACCGCCTTGTCGACCAGCAGGGAGATCGGCTGGCGCTCAGCCGTGATGGATCTCCACCACACGGCCAGCTCCTCCGCATCGCCACACAGCTCGCCCGGCCACGTGGCTCGCAACAGGCGGCCCAGTGTTTCGGCCATGGTGGCCTGGCCCTTCGGCGAGTAGCCTCGCCAGTCGACCTGAAGCTGTCCGCCGGGGAACTCATCGCTCAGGTCGTGCAGCAAACGTGTGGCGAACGCCGTCTTGCCCACGCCCGCGACACCGCCGATCGAGATAATGCGTGCGGAGTCGCGCGGCTGATCAGCCAGCCGCCTGGTCATCTCCCTGAGCATCCTCGTGCGGTCCGTGAAGGTAGCGGGCACCGGACGGAGCTGATGCGGGACTGGCAGATGCAGCTGACGGTTCGTATGGATATTGATCATCTGGAGGTTACGAGCTTGAACGCTGGTCTCCACGGTCGGGTGTCCGTTGAGAGTGTTCGCTGTGGACGTCCGGTCGTCCCTCGCAGGTGGGATGGCATGGGGCAAGGTGTGGCTCTCCTGGTTGACGAGGGAAGGCCAAGGCAAGGTTGTGGCCAAAGCGGTTGAGGTACCGGGCTCGGTCGCCGCCTTCGGCGTGACCATCGAAGACGGCGACCGGGGGCGCATGCTGCGGGGGTCAGCGGCGACTCTCTTTCACCTCACCGAGGAGAAGGAGACCCGGCGGTATCGTCCCCAGTGCGTAACGCGACGGCGGCCGACCGGCCTTGATGCCGCTCAGAGCGACGGGCTATTGCGTCCCTTGCAGCCTTCCCGCTCAGGGAACGGCGAGTACCGAGGGCGCCGGTCACGGCCCACTCGAGGTGGACGTCGTGGTGTTTGGGCTACTGCACTCCGCCCGTATAGAAACCCTCGCAGGCATCTGCTAAGGGAAGGACAGAGACGAGGTGAGCTCTCCATCTCCAACAACCTTCGGGGGTACTCACCTCAAAGGCGTAGGGTCGTCCGCTCCGCAATTCACGGACCGCGATCCCCTCACCACGGTGGTCACCGAGCCAGGCCCAGGCGGCACAGAACGAATCACGATCAAGAGCAGGCACAACCTCACGGACTGCCTGGCGCATCCACGCGAGCGCCCGGCCCGGAAGAGGGGTCGTTATCCCGCTCACCACGGCGTTCTCAACCGAATACCCCGCATAGTCCACGTGGCACCAGAAGGCACGGGGCAAGGTCACATCGACCGCCTCCTCGGCAGCCGCGCCGCTCGGTCGGGTCGGATGACCAGGTGGGCACTCGCGGGAAGGTAGACCGGGCAGGCTGAGAACTCGTAGGTGGTGTCACCTTCGTCAACCAGATGGAGATACATCGCCCCCTCGGACAGACAAGCGATGGCCTGGTCCATCGCCCACCTGTCCTTCAGCCATTCAAAGCCGCGTCGAGTGGCAGCTAGCTGGTGCATGCGCCAAGCCGCCCGCCGCACCCGGATACGGAGCCGGGCAACAGCTCGCGCTGGAGTGTCCGCGGGCGTGCCGCCGAACTGGAAACCCTGCAGTTCTCCCCACGCGGAGTGGAAGGCGATGACTTCGATCCAGTAGCTGTGGGCGTGGCCTAGAGGAAGTACGTGGCACCCGTGTGCATCTGTCATGTCACGCCCCCTGCGGGATCGCATGGTCACTGACCTCGAACCACACGTCCTTGCCGTCGCTGTTGAGCGTGGCGCCCCAGGCGTCGGCCAGGTTTTCCAGGACAACCATCCCGCGTCCGTTCTCGGCGCTCCAGTCCGGCTCACGGAGCACTGGCAGCTCGGTACTGGTGTCGCTGACGATGGCCCGTACACCTGCGATCTCGCGTTGGAGGGTGAGGACACAACGCGGGGTCGGCGCGTGTTTGTCGACGTTGGTCAGCAGCTCGTGCACGCACAGTGTCACGGCTTCTTCCAACTGACCGAAGCCCCACATCCGGACGCGCATACCAACGATCCGACGTATGGCCACGAGCGTCCGCGGGTGGACGGACAGCTCCTGCCGATACTCCCTGGCCTCTGCCTCTGCCATGACCATCATGGCTCCTCCAGCGCCCTGAGCAGCGCATCGCGAACGGTCCTGACGCTCCGCAACTCCTTGAGCGCCATGCGTGAACACGTAACAGAGTGGACCTACCTATGATTCATTTGCAACCTCGTAGAACTCCAAAGTTGGAGATCTGCAAAACTGGGTCAGTCCGTTGGCATATGACAATCGCTGGGGAGGTCATGTGCGCCAAACTGGTGCGCAACCCGTCTGCAAAGGAGCCACGTTGGGAAGCCACCCACGACCGACCGTGAGACGCAGGAGGCTCGGCAGTGAGCTCAAACGGCTACGCGAAGCGGCCGGCATCAAGATGGAACAAGCGGGCGAAGCGATCGATGGCGACAAGTCCAAAATCTCCCGGCAGGAGAATGGTCGTCAGGGCATCAGCAGGCTCGAGATCAATGCCTTGCTCAAGCTCTACGGAGTTGAGGACGAGAGGCTGAAGATCGCGCTGACGACGTTGGCCCGGGAGGGCCGACGCAAGGGGTGGTGGGCGCAGTACGGCGACATACTCCCTGAGCGCTTCCAAGAGCATTTGAGCATCGAGTCCGACGCGGCTCGCATGCTCGTCTTCCAGCCGCTCCTTGTCCCCGGGCTGCTCCAGACGCGTGAGTACGCCCAGGAGTCCATCCGGGGTGTCGAGAAGTCGGCTTCCGAGGAGCAGGTCGAGTCATACCTCTCCGTACGCATGGCGCGGCAAGAGATTCTCCACAAGGACAACCCGCCGCAGGTCGTCTGCCTGCTCGACGAAGCCGCACTGCGGCGCAGCATCGGTGGTCCGGGCGTCATGGCGGCCCAGCTTCGGAAGCTGATCGAGTTGAATGCCCCTCCGCGGCTGTCCATCCAGGTCATCCCGTTCAGCCAGGGCTGGCATGCCGGGCTGGACGGCGCGTTCACCATCTTCTCGTATCCGGACCCGATGGATCTGGACGTTGTCAGCTTGGGGTACCTCGACGGCTTGCTCTATCTGGAGGAAGATGACGCTGTCGAACGGTACAAGCTAGCTTTTGATCAACTTCGGGCGAGCGCCCTACCGTCACGACAATCGATGGCGCTCATCTCGCAAGTGGCCAGTGATCTGATCAGTTAGAGGCAGGTACACCAAGATGATGCGGCACGATCTCCCCGTCGACCGGTGGCGGAAGTCTTCATACAGCCCCGACAACGGGGGGCAATGCATCGAAACCCAGACCACCGCCGATGCCCTGGTTGCCGTCGGCGACAGCAAGAACCGTGCCATGGGAGCCCACACCTTCAGCCCAGCCACATGGCGGGAGTTCATCACCGCGATACGAAGCGGCACCCTCTGAGGTGTCTGCTGACGCACAGGATAAGAGCGCCCTGTACTCGCTCGACCTGAACTGCGGGCCCTGAGCACCGGGTTTCCCCACCCGGAACGGTTCGCAGAGATGGGCCCGACCGCGAAGCTCCCCACCGCCATGCGACGGGGGTCAGCCGCCGTGCAGTCTCCGCGCCGAGACCTCTGGTGGCTCCGGTGACGAGTGCTGTCCTCGTACGGCCAGCCTCGGCACCGGGACGACGGACAGGAAGTGCCCGGCCCTTCCTGGGAACGGCAGTACCAGGCTGCGCCCGCGACGCCCGCCGGATACTGGGGCGATGAGCGACAGCCTGGACAACGAACTCGGCGCGGCGCTGCGCCGCTGGCGGGACCGGCTGGATCCGACGGCGGTCGGCCTCCGCGCCGGGCCCCGGGGCTGCGCCGCGAGGAGGTGGCGCTGCTCGCCGGGGTGTCCATCGACTACGTCGTCCGCCTGGAGCAGGAGCGGGCCACCGCGCCGTCGGCGCAGATCGTGACCGCCCTCGCCCGGGCGCTGAGACTGTCGGAACCGGAGTGCCACCATCTGTTCCGGCTGGCCGGGCAGGCGCCGTACCACCCGCCAGCCTGCGTCGGACATCTGGATAGGGTCGCGGTACCCGAGCTGGAGAGGTAGCCGCATGGACCCCGAGATCGTGATCGCGCAGACGACCAGTGACAACGAAGATCAGGCGAAGGCTCTCGCCCGAGGCGCGGTTGAGAGCAAGCTGGCAGCGGGCGTTCACATCGATGCGCCCATCACCGCCTTCTACTGGTGGAAGGGGAAGGTCGAAGCGGCACAGGAGTGGCGGATCTCGTACATGACGTCGGCGGACCGCCTGCCGGCACTGGAGGCGTGGCTGCACGAGAAGCACCCGTATGACGTCCCCCAGTGGGTCACGCTGCCCGTGACCGGAGGGTCGGAGGCGTACCTGTCCTGGGTGGTCGACGAGACGCACCCGCGGTAGGACACGCCACCAAGCGTCTGGCCCTCAGCGAGGCTGCTTCGGGACGGCTCACGACGCGAACGCCAATAGGTGGCTGGCGAGTTCGTGCTCCGTGTCGGGGAGCCAGGCAGCGATGCTCTGCGCCCGCTGACGTCCCATGGTGTTCGGCTTGGACTCCGCTGCCGCTGCGAATTGGTGCGCGACGTAGACCCCGCGGTCTACGTCGCCGCCGCGCAGAAGGGCAGACGCCAAGTCTCCGAGGACAACCACTCCGGAGTCGGGCAGTTCCTTGCCGAGGCGCTCGACCGCGGAGTCGGCTGTGACCGTCAGCTCTTGGCGCTTGAGTTCGCCGTACACCGAGAGCGTCAGTGAGTCCATCCGGTACGGCGTCACGAAGCGGACCCACGCCTGCTCGCTCGTATGGTCGGCGAAGTCGTAAGCGAATCGCGCTTGCTCCAGGGCGCGGAGAGCGCCGGCATCGTCCCCGGATTGAGCCGCTTCCTCCGCATACCGTCCCAAGGCCCACGCTGCAGCGGTTGCGTTGCCGCGCCCGCGCACATCCTGAGCTGCCTGTGACAGCATCTCCAGCGCCTTGGTTGCGGTGGCGGCACCGTAGCTCGCGTAGCCCAGTGCCAAGGCGCGCAGAGGAGGGTGCCCGGCCTTCTTCGCGCACTCCGAGGTCACCCTGTAATAGGCGGCAGCCTTATCGTGCTCCCCGAGATCCCAGGCGAGCCACCCGGCAAGAGCTGCGGTTTCCCCCGCCGCAATGGTCAGCGCTCGCTCGTGGGTGCTGGCACGGGGAAGGGCCGCGGTGATCGCGTCCAGGTGTGACTCGACCCGATTCTGTAGACTGCGTGCGCTTTCGCTCAGCTCGTCCACATGCAACCGGGCCGCATGCTCGATGAGCACGCCCGCCGACTCGGGATCGATCCTGGCTCCCTTGCTGAGTGCGTAGGCGAGTCGGCCCCATGGCTCAGCAGCCGCAGCTGCGCCGACGGCGGCCCCTCCCAGCAGCGTTCGGCGCTTCACGTCGTCCAGGTCCTCCCCTTCAGCCTCGTCCCTCTTTCGCCGCCTGACGCGGGCGGCCTTCGCCTCGCGCAGCAGTGGCTCTAACGGGACCCCGCAGGCCACGGCGATATGCCCCAGTGTGTGGTTCGTAGGGACGTTTTCACCATTCTCATACCGACTTACCTCCCGGCGGGTCACCGTCGCCCGGCCGGACGCCGCGTTGATCGCATCCGCCTGCTCGTCCTGCGATCGGTCCGCGTTACGGCGCAGCTGACGGAGTAGCTCGGCGAACGGATCGGCTGCCATGAGTCTGACCTCTATCGGTGGGGGAAAGCCAATCCTCTCTCCAACTCCCCTCTGATTTCCCCCTTGACAAAGATTTCCCCCCTCAGGTTTCCCCTGTTACGGATGGCGAGGCCGCGGTGCGATGGGCACATGACCACGCACCGGGCAGCATCGTCGCCCCGACCTGAGAGGGATGACGGCGGGGCCACCGCCGTCAGCAGCGCACCCGCTGGGTGTTCACCCCGGCCGTGCTGCGGCAGAACGCGGAGAACTTCATGAAGGGGCCTACGGCCCGCAAGGCGTGGGCCCTGTCCCGCCACGGACGTGCTCTGCAGCCCCGAGGCCGGCACGACCGCATGCACGTGGCGCTGTTCAATGCCGCGTTCGAGGAGGTCGGCGGCCCGGATCAGTACCCCCGAGTGCGAACTCGAACCGGGTTCGGCCCTCTGAGGCGCGACAGCCACCCCTGACGAGAAGGACGATCATGACCGTTCCCGCTCCGGAATCACCACCGGCTCCGCCCACACCCAGCATCACAGCCAGCGACAGCACGTCATGCGCACTTCTTCTCGACCTCGACGGCGTCCTGCTCGACACCCGTCCGGTGATGCGGAAGGCGTGGCGGAAGGTCCAAGAGCTTCACCGCATCACCCTTCCGTTTCACGACTATGAGCGCCACCTGGGGCGCGAATTCGGCGACATCATGCAGCGACTGGGTGTGACCGACGCCGAGGCAGTCCGCCGGACGTACGAAACGGAATCCGTCGGCGCCGCACACCTCGCGCAGGAATTCACTGGCATCGTCGAAATGCTCCACGCCTTCGTGGCCGCCGACTGGCGGCTGGGTGTGGTGACGTCGAAGCACGTCGATCGCGCGGCACCGCTCCTCGCGCGCCTCGGATGTCCCTTCGCGACCATCCGTACCCCCGCGGGGGCGGGCCGGACGAAGCCAGCCCCAGACCCGCTCCTCCTCGCCCTGGTCGACCTCGGAGTCGATCCCGCCGCAGCCGTGTACGTGGGGGACATGGCGGTAGACCAGGAATCGGCCGCCCGCGCCGGGGTCGCCTACATCCACGCTGGGTGGGGATACGGGCAGCCCGCCTCTCCCGCACCCGAGACTGCCGCTTCGCCCAAGGAACTGCTGCGCCTTCTCCGCCCCGCCGAGCAGCTCGTCGAGGGGAGCATGGTGTGAGTGCCCGCACGACTGGTGGTCTGGGCCTGGTCCGCTCCGCCTTCGCCAGGAAGCCAACGTGGGCTCTCGTCGGTAGCGGCGCGCTGGCGCACGCAAGAACCGACCACATCCACACTGCGGAACTGGAAGCCACGGCCGTCGACCGGCAGGTGCTGCGCGCTTGCGTCGAGGACGTCATGGCTTCCCTGGATCGCCATGGCGCCTCGCTCGCCTCCACTCCTGGCGGAGCCGGGTGGCTCCACGTCCAGCATGTTCCCGTGCGGCGCTTCGTTGCCGAGATCGTGCGCAAGCTCCTGGCGCTGAACGCCTGGGAGCCGTTCGCTTCGGCGCCGGGGCCCCTCGCTCTGGCCCCGTAGGAGGGGCTCGTGGGACTGCGTTCGAGCAGCTCGCGGGAGTACCTGGCCTACACCGTGACCTGGTCCGGCATCGCGTACCTGCTCGGGGCCGCGG contains:
- a CDS encoding HAD family hydrolase, with product MTVPAPESPPAPPTPSITASDSTSCALLLDLDGVLLDTRPVMRKAWRKVQELHRITLPFHDYERHLGREFGDIMQRLGVTDAEAVRRTYETESVGAAHLAQEFTGIVEMLHAFVAADWRLGVVTSKHVDRAAPLLARLGCPFATIRTPAGAGRTKPAPDPLLLALVDLGVDPAAAVYVGDMAVDQESAARAGVAYIHAGWGYGQPASPAPETAASPKELLRLLRPAEQLVEGSMV
- a CDS encoding DUF397 domain-containing protein, whose translation is MRHDLPVDRWRKSSYSPDNGGQCIETQTTADALVAVGDSKNRAMGAHTFSPATWREFITAIRSGTL
- a CDS encoding helix-turn-helix domain-containing protein, with protein sequence MRRRRLGSELKRLREAAGIKMEQAGEAIDGDKSKISRQENGRQGISRLEINALLKLYGVEDERLKIALTTLAREGRRKGWWAQYGDILPERFQEHLSIESDAARMLVFQPLLVPGLLQTREYAQESIRGVEKSASEEQVESYLSVRMARQEILHKDNPPQVVCLLDEAALRRSIGGPGVMAAQLRKLIELNAPPRLSIQVIPFSQGWHAGLDGAFTIFSYPDPMDLDVVSLGYLDGLLYLEEDDAVERYKLAFDQLRASALPSRQSMALISQVASDLIS
- the cutA gene encoding divalent-cation tolerance protein CutA, with the translated sequence MDPEIVIAQTTSDNEDQAKALARGAVESKLAAGVHIDAPITAFYWWKGKVEAAQEWRISYMTSADRLPALEAWLHEKHPYDVPQWVTLPVTGGSEAYLSWVVDETHPR
- a CDS encoding ATP-binding protein, which codes for METSVQARNLQMINIHTNRQLHLPVPHQLRPVPATFTDRTRMLREMTRRLADQPRDSARIISIGGVAGVGKTAFATRLLHDLSDEFPGGQLQVDWRGYSPKGQATMAETLGRLLRATWPGELCGDAEELAVWWRSITAERQPISLLVDKAVRADHVRALLPGVRGMWW
- a CDS encoding helix-turn-helix domain-containing protein; the protein is MAADPFAELLRQLRRNADRSQDEQADAINAASGRATVTRREVSRYENGENVPTNHTLGHIAVACGVPLEPLLREAKAARVRRRKRDEAEGEDLDDVKRRTLLGGAAVGAAAAAEPWGRLAYALSKGARIDPESAGVLIEHAARLHVDELSESARSLQNRVESHLDAITAALPRASTHERALTIAAGETAALAGWLAWDLGEHDKAAAYYRVTSECAKKAGHPPLRALALGYASYGAATATKALEMLSQAAQDVRGRGNATAAAWALGRYAEEAAQSGDDAGALRALEQARFAYDFADHTSEQAWVRFVTPYRMDSLTLSVYGELKRQELTVTADSAVERLGKELPDSGVVVLGDLASALLRGGDVDRGVYVAHQFAAAAESKPNTMGRQRAQSIAAWLPDTEHELASHLLAFAS
- a CDS encoding ATP-binding protein, encoding MAEAEAREYRQELSVHPRTLVAIRRIVGMRVRMWGFGQLEEAVTLCVHELLTNVDKHAPTPRCVLTLQREIAGVRAIVSDTSTELPVLREPDWSAENGRGMVVLENLADAWGATLNSDGKDVWFEVSDHAIPQGA